A genomic stretch from Pochonia chlamydosporia 170 chromosome 4, whole genome shotgun sequence includes:
- a CDS encoding MYND finger family protein (similar to Coccidioides posadasii C735 delta SOWgp XP_003068461.1) → MLTPTVASRLSWLYAIGNTPATSLTRSVPIGKDADILSVGCGDVRNILFTSYMERGLVSRKIDITCCDYDEKIIGRNIFFLTLLLDAVDDDATPNYLWEIYYHLYVDDKAGEVVLEHVKKLLPLLESLQAWKNGPYAKTIKFCDQHTLDDTHQVCRRILYGAENRGTASYASSFKKHLGNTSQALEATMGKGGINLTGMRSSAPVSLQSHGDMIKSFQTYSTTGTVTPNYVKAGIPNPMFASLVSETEVFHYGSDPTLGYHLATAFAPLAENSPLKGNEDTDFKIAEAAKTQFFEWVAAFKEIARRRIVLRFLVADVFACCHTLQYCASTGKPSANWYRRQWDLKVLSLDRDEYGPNANGPMTFDVVDSSNLSDHVGALNIVIATASLLKTEPWATIYTEFLLKRGKSQQEAFEKVLCGHPATVLLLFGVSPVQYWTNAKCESHVDEVFLGMIGEGLQTPEAQLHSRLAWKRDDQMSGQLGGRGKLHIDTSALVRVLFDIYLQMFSVENFKVNASSILERSSTYTHFHRGSFSAFLKVVKHRVKTDWPAVCSQLLDRISQDRTLALSTNQLQELGIQMHLQDVSTESWLLGDGDTLSNGGPFRFWKNIPLAVAVTIVVPRPAIDRLYKDSQSSKMAAPTLLGSLRAGPGSPNQWHNMYSDVHIVFGKVKNSPEDENTPIVVEQDERGWQGNSPLIASFVVPTAALQVDPADTRVGICIPPSGQAALLYAQTLGMEMTVFETKISASSTVFITKLLPGLTGHRIVCGGIQNFKDSVDEASGNVSNKIVAEVPASESEVTTITGRVDLLSEKGKTLLQDKVPIEIQQRDPFVMDVIFGNKKLVCPIRFPVPVTQAGSRSRVARKSGYVEVIAPVASSKDSEILSDFIYPTKLDRQGLPAALNASHMNLDALPVLDVEQKDKMQWLVTLASLEFSPREKKIRDQADNKDGISENLRVNFKESLLTMFMLASGLQGGQTGMFAINHPNKGGIHMLIFVSGIRLDADNSSVVLDAAAIPFTNQLIASGNMEQFLLLIRTLECATINVNDAELILWKKALPALVERCRTWSHRSDCEYKRRRATVPLSIEPGYQVVCSCGNGKLPENFISVPEWETAAPNAVRIAISPTFSVPLVEDVVSPVDMAKGRGQLAATDRCRRCGTTDAKDGGSLKKCMRCQVARYCSAECQKKDWKKHRMECMEVDG, encoded by the exons ATGCTTACTCCTACTGTCGCCAGTCGTCTCAGCTGGCTTTATGCCATTGGCAACACACCTGCTACAAGTCTCACCCGCAGTGTCCCTATTGGAAAGGATGCAGATATCCTGAGTGTGGGGTGCGGCGATGTTCGCAATATTCTTTTCACTTCCTACATGGAAAGAGGGTTGG TCAGTAGGAAGATTGACATTACCTGCTGTGATTATGATGAGAAAATCATCG GGCGAAATATTTTCTTTCTGACGCtgcttcttgatgctgttgatgatgacgccACGCCGAATTATTTGTGGGAGATTTACTACCATCTTTATGTCGATGATAAAGCTGGGGAAGTTGTTCTGGAGCATGTGAAGAAACTGCTGCCTCTGTTGGAGTCTCTCCAAGCGTGGAAAAATGGCCCATACGCAAAGACGATAAAATTCTGTGATCAACATACTCTTGATGACACCCATCAAGTGTGCCGCCGGATTCTGTACGGTGCAGAGAATCGAGGTACTGCATCGTACGCCAGTTCTTTCAAGAAGCATTTGGGAAATACATCTCAAGCACTCGAGGCGACTATGGGCAAAGGCGGCATCAATCTGACGGGTATGAGGTCCTCAGCACCAGTGTCGTTGCAATCGCACGGTGATATGATCAAGTCGTTTCAAACGTACTCCACCACTGGGACCGTCACGCCAAACTACGTCAAGGCTGGAATCCCGAATCCAATGTTTGCTAGTCTTGTCTCGGAGACTGAGGTGTTTCATTACGGAAGCGATCCTACGCTTGGATATCATTTGGCAACTGCTTTTGCACCGCTCGCTGAGAATTCGCCTCTGAAGGGCAACGAGGACACGGACTTCAAGATTGCGGAAGCTGCAAAGACGCAATTCTTCGAGTGGGTTGCCGCGTTCAAAGAGATTGCGCGTCGGAGGATCGTGCTGCGGTTTCTTGTGGCTGACGTATTTGCCTGCTGTCACACTTTGCAGTACTGCGCTAGCACTGGCAAGCCATCTGCGAATTGGTACCGGAGGCAGTGGGATCTGAAGGTCTTGTCTTTGGATAGGGACGAGTATGGACCGAATGCAAATGGTCCGATGACGTTCGATGTGGTTGACAGCTCCAATCTTTCTGATCATGTTGGCGCTTTAAACATCGTCATTGCAACGGCTTCGTTGCTGAAGACAGAGCCATGGGCTACTATATATACAGAGTTTCTTTTGAAACGAGGAAAGTCGCAGCAAGAGGCGTTTGAAAAGGTCCTCTGCGGACATCCTGCCACTGTTTTACTCCTTTTTGGTGTCAGTCCCGTGCAGTATTGGACAAACGCAAAGTGTGAATCTCATGTCGACGAGGTCTTTCTGGGTATGATTGGTGAAGGCTTGCAAACTCCGGAAGCGCAGTTGCACAGTCGTCTGGCGTGGAAGCGAGATGATCAGATGTCGGGGCAGTTGGGAGGCAGGGGGAAGCTTCACATTGATACCTCGGCGCTCGTTCGGGTCCTCTTTGACATCTATCTGCAGATGTTCTCGGTGGAGAACTTCAAAGTAAATGCCAGTTCGATACTCGAGCGATCTTCAACATACACTCACTTTCATCGGGGGAGTTTTTCCGCATTTCTGAAAGTCGTTAAGCACCGAGTCAAGACGGATTGGCCGGCCGTCTGCTCTCAACTACTCGACAGGATTTCTCAAGACAGAACCCTAGCTCTATCAACTAACCAGCTTCAAGAGCTTGGGATCCAAATGCATCTGCAAGACGTGAGCACCGAGTCGTGGctgcttggtgatggcgacaCACTGTCAAATGGAGGGCCGTTCCGATTCTGGAAGAATATCCCtcttgctgtggctgtcacAATAGTTGTTCCTCGACCTGCTATTGACCGTCTATACAAGGACTCACAGTCTAGCAAGATGGCTGCCCCAACACTGCTAGGCTCGCTTCGAGCTGGTCCAGGTTCACCGAATCAGTGGCACAACATGTACAGTGACGTTCATATCGTCTTTGGAAAAGTCAAGAACTCGCCTGAGGATGAAAATACACCCATAGTGGTTGAACAAGACGAACGAGGGTGGCAAGGCAACTCGCCCCTAATTGCATCGTTTGTTGTCCCAACGGCTGCTTTGCAAGTTGATCCTGCCGACACACGGGTTGGCATTTGCATACCGCCCTCAGGCCAAGCTGCCCTCTTGTATGCTCAAACGCTAGGCATGGAGATGACTGTCTTTGAAACAAAGATTTCAGCCTCTTCCACAGTCTTTATTACGAAGCTCTTGCCGGGACTTACGGGTCATCGGATTGTATGTGGAGGAATTCAGAATTTCAAGGATTCTGTTGACGAGGCGAGTGGCAATGTTAGCAACAAGATCGTGGCGGAAGTACCTGCTTCTGAGTCTGAGGTTACGACGATAACTGGCCGTGTTGACCTTCTCTCGGAGAAGGGTAAGACACTGCTACAGGACAAAGTCCCAATCGAAATTCAGCAACGAGATCCTTTTGTCATGGACGTCATTTTCGGCAATAAAAAATTGGTGTGTCCTATTCGATTTCCAGTACCGGTCACTCAGGCGGGAAGCCGATCTAGAGTTGCAAGGAAGTCGGGTTATGTTGAGGTCATTGCACCAGTGGCTAGCTCCAAGGACTCAGAAATCCTTTCAGATTTCATCTATCCTACGAAGCTGGATAGACAGGGCCTCCCTGCAGCTCTCAATGCCTCCCACATGAACCTGGATGCCCTTCCTGTCCTAGATGTGGAGCAGAAAGATAAAATGCAGTGGCTTGTGACGTTAGCCTCATTGGAGTTTTCTCCCCGGGAGAAGAAAATCAGAGATCAGGCCGATAATAAGGATGGAATATCCGAAAACCTACGAGTCAACTTTAAGGAATCCTTGCTGaccatgttcatgttggcgTCTGGCCTTCAGGGAGGGCAAACTGGCATGTTTGCCATCAACCACCCCAACAAGGGCGGCATTCACATGCTGATATTTGTCTCGGGAATAAGGCTTGACGCAGATAATTCCTCTGTGGTGCTGGATGCGGCTGCGATTCCTTTTACAAACCAGCTCATTGCGTCTGGTAATATGGAGCAATTCTTACTACTTATACGAACACTGGAATGTGCCACCATAAATGTCAACGATGCGGAGCTCATTCTATGGAAGAAAGCCCTCCCGGCTTTGGTAGAGCGCTGTCGCACATGGAGTCACCGTTCTGACTGCGAATACAAACGAAGACGAGCAACGGTTCCCTTGAGCATAGAACCAGGATATCAAGTTGTGTGTTCCTGTGGAAATGGGAAGTTGCCAGAGAACTTCATCTCAGTCCCAGAGTGGGAGACGGCAGCGCCTAACGCTGTTCGAATTGCCATAAGCCCAACCTTTTCGGTGCCTttggttgaggatgttgttTCCCCTGTTGATATGGCGAAAGGCCGAGGACAGTTGGCTGCAACTGATCGATGCCGAAGATGCGGAACGACGGATGCCAAAGATGGAGGGTCATTAAAGAAATGTATGAGGTGTCAGGTGGCCAGGTATTGTTCCGCAGAATGCCAGAAGAAAGATTGGAAGAAGCATCGCATGGAGTGTATGGAAGTTGATGGGTGA
- a CDS encoding metallothionein expression activator (similar to Verticillium alfalfae VaMs.102 XP_003006956.1), with product MLSNPPTSIQARQRQHRRQNSTPSAFEGANISPLPNANNRRQAAAHRRGLSLDIRRQQTTPQTARQDLNKVRMTTNNTGLANTSQHNVLREAQQQRTQARPGPNQMQYASMASNDNESFLISPHGTPQTQRFDSSSCFDANAFRFPYGSQLDMMMQKNQENFYNNMAESKTFELYSNDSALSTPTFMNFPDSPAGQAWSADDANGRRNSRRISDGIMERVNKFESMGIEEHQRPTTPLNQNGTNYYPPTPMETPHDRMAKQEARPERFAEDYDESMEETIKPNRSNRSAPRAQSVFAEMRQQAEENVAVPSPPKTSTIPDTKTFSNLESQNSDYMSMSEMRNEFVKMEDPNDVSRFELDTNRSFSDLSQHTSPESQYIGQFGGVFDGKLDLQHVPHSDSNAESGKSSLHRRTESVASIASAASIADINIDETRTDTGVTSEEISQYIHSPETTDGKWVCLFEDCGKQFGRKENIKSHVQTHLNDRQYQCPTCKKCFVRQHDLKRHAKIHTGIKPYPCECGNSFARHDALTRHRQRGMCIGAFDGVVRKVVKRGRPRKNRPDMDTRMEKSARTRKKNMSISSVSSLSGYSDSSAVNSPENDYNMLDDMLDMTIAKNRSHGMPSMSTAPMPTLVPKGISQGMAASPSVVSVHSYVSPEAIMDKMPSHPASPAKSGVSHYNTPPGLSQSSSPPHGQFFDMDPHTSSSGADDLAGMSTGNSMIDSSGMDGTLPMGMGDQAEDLLLQFSEEDAGLLQLDRETSMLMLNKFDDEFDNTVGMFTNNDDMFFSNP from the exons ATGCTGTCCAATCCGCCAACGAGTATTCAAGCCAGGCAGAGGcaacaccgccgccagaATTCGACACCCTCTGCCTTCGAAGGCGCGAATATCTCACCACTGCCCAATGCCAACAACAGACGACAAGCCGCTGCCCACCGGCGCGGTCTAAGTCTCGATATCAGACGACAACAGACGACACCACAGACAGCACGGCAGGACTTGAATAAGGTAAGAATGACTACTAACAATACAGGACTAGCAAATACTTCGCAGCATAACGTTCTGCGAGAAGCGCAGCAGCAACGCACCCAAGCACGCCCGGGCCCCAACCAAATGCAATATGCCTCCATGGCATCTAACGACAATgagagcttcttgatctCGCCACATGGAACTCCTCAGACACAACGGTTCGACTCGTCATCATGTTTCGACGCCAATGCTTTCCGGTTTCCATACGGATCCCAattggacatgatgatgcagaaAAACCAGGAGAACTTCTACAATAATATGGCTGAGAGCAAAACCTTTGAACTCTACTCCAATGACAGTGCTCTATCAACTCCCACCTTCATGAATTTTCCAGACAGCCCTGCCGGCCAGGCTTGGTCCGCTGATGACGCAAATGGTCGCCGAAATTCAAGGCGAATCAGCGACGGTATCATGGAGCGTGTAAACAAGTTTGAGAGCATGGGTATTGAAGAGCATCAAAGACCTACCACACCACTAAATCAGAATGGAACTA ACTACTATCCCCCTACCCCAATGGAAACACCTCATGACCGTATGGccaagcaagaagccagaccagagagATTTGCCGAGGATTATGATGAGTCAATGGAAGAAACTATTAAGCCTAACCGGAGCAACCGCTCTGCTCCTCGAGCCCAATCAGTCTTTGCAGAGATGAGACAGCAAGCCGAAGAAAACGTCGCTGTACCTAGCCCGCCGAAGACAAGCACGATACCTGATACCAAGACGTTCAGTAACCTGGAGTCGCAAAATTCAGACTATATGAGCATGAGCGAAATGCGAAACGAGTTTGTCAAGATGGAAGACCCAAATGACGTATCTAGATTTGAGCTGGATACGAATCGCTCGTTCTCGGACTTGTCTCAACACACGTCTCCTGAGTCTCAGTATATTGGCCagtttggtggtgtcttCGATGGAAAGCTAGATCTTCAGCATGTGCCTCATTCCGACTCCAATGCCGAATCCGGAAAGTCTTCTCTCCACCGCCGCACAGAGTCTGTTGCCAGTATAGCCAGCGCAGCTAGTATCGCTGACATCAACATTGATGAGACTCGGACAGATACTGGTGTGACTTCGGAGGAGATTTCTCAGTATATCCACAGCCCTGAGACAACGGACGGCAAGTGGGTTTGCCTGTTTGAAGACTGCGGCAAGCAGTTTGGACGAAAGGAAAACATCAAATCACATGTGCAAACACACCTCAACGACCGACAATACCAATGCCCTACCTGCAAGAAGTGCTTTGTGCGTCAGCATGATCTCAAGAGACACGCCAAGATTCATACCGGAATCAAGCCATATCCCTGCGAATGCGGGAACAGCTTCGCCCGTCACGATGCTCTGACCAGACACCGCCAACGAGGCATGTGTATCGGTGCCTTCGACGGAGTTGTCCGCAAGGTCGTCAAGCGTGGCCGCCCCAGGAAGAATCGCCCAGATATGGACACCAGAATGGAGAAATCAGCAAGaaccaggaagaagaacatgtCCATTAGCTCAGTTTCATCTCTGTCCGGATATTCCGATAGCTCTGCCGTCAATTCTCCTGAGAACGATTATAACATGCTCGATGACATGTTGGACATGACAATTGCCAAGAACAGAAGTCATGGGatgccatccatgtcaacagCTCCTATGCCTACATTAGTACCCAAAGGAATTAGCCAAGGCatggctgcttctccttcagTTGTCAGCGTGCACTCGTATGTGTCACCTGAGGCTATCATGGACAAGATGCCGTCACATCCTGCATCACCTGCAAAAAGCGGCGTCAGCCATTACAACACACCACCTGGGCTATCTCAGTCTTCGTCACCACCACATGGCCAATTCTTTGATATGGACCCCCATACGTCATCTTCTGGAGCTGACGATTTGGCGGGCATGTCAACGGGAAACAGCATGATTGACTCGTCCGGTATGGATGGAACTCTACCTATGGGTATGGGTGACCAAGCCGAGGACTTGCTGCTACAATTTAGCGAAGAAGACGCCGGCCTGTTGCAGCTGGATCGCGAAACAAGCATGCTCATGCTAAATaagtttgatgatgaatttgATAACACTGTCGGCATGTTCACCAACAATGACGACATGTTCTTCAGTAACCCGTGA
- a CDS encoding CBS/PB1 domain-containing protein (similar to Aspergillus terreus NIH2624 XP_001212117.1), with translation MSGNTMRGTPNRNQGRGNIPFTTNSPANSNIPRPVLDSQPSETSSSVSASRQKQSKRDEAIRRKMENDLSKKKHLTNRARHSRKAPPGTVLALKPSQALQIKPQTTVSEAAQLMAAKREDCVLVTDDDDRIAGIFTAKDLAFRVVGAGHKAANVTIAEIMTKNPLCARTDTSATDALDLMVRKGFRHLPVMDENQDISGVLDITKCFYDAMEKLERAYSSSRKLYDALEGVHSELGASQPQQIIQYVEALRSKMSGPTLESVLNGIPPTTVSVRTSVKEAAALMKENHTTAVLVQDGGAITGIFTSKDVVLRVIAPGLDPANCSVVRVMTPHPDFAPMDMTIQAALRKMHDGHYLNLPVMNDGGEIVGMVDVLKLTYATLEQINTMSSGDGEGPAWNKFWLSIDHETESMMSGEGSHSHHHTNLGSRMMSPDVTRERLGDSVAPGDSASHVGIDSPPRSIAPEIPEQNPAEVPFPFKFKAPSGRVHRLQVVAAQGIEAFVAAVAAKLGNEVDAIGGVPVVEEGKMSGSGFALSYMDNEGDTVSITTDNDLLEAILLARQSRHEKVDLYAHDPEKPPVAPPAPVETPVIPTPPTSTASGLRERRRAYDDDEDEDEDDDDEDGAPVRRSRRTRNAHAQDQIIAGVPNDLLLPGAIVTLAVVIVGVFTIARATSR, from the exons atgtcaGGCAACACCATGAGAGGGACGCCCAACCGTAACCAGGGCAGGGGCAACAtccccttcaccaccaacagtCCGGCCAATTCCAACATCCCTCGCCCAGTTCTGGATAGCCAGCCTAGTGAGACGAGCTCCTCTGTCAGTGCCAGTCGGCAGAAGCAGTCCAAGCGTGATGAG GCTATCCGCAGGAAAATGGAGAACGAtctctccaagaagaagcactTAACGAATCGCGCCAGACATTCTCGCAAAGCCCCTCCGGGCACTGTGCTGGCCctcaagccaagccaggcttTGCAGATCAAGCCCCAAACCACCGTATCCGAGGCTGCCCAGCTCATGGCTGCGAAACGAGAGGACTGTGTACTGGTTACTGACGATGATGATCGTATTGCTGGTATCTTCACCGCCAAGGATCTTGCCTTCCGTGTGGTTGGAGCTGGACATAAGGCGGCCAATGTCACCATCGCCGAAATCATGACCAAGAACCCACTCTGCGCTAGAACCGATACGAGTGCTACAGACGCCCTAGATCTCATGGTTCGAAAAGGATTCCGTCACTTGCCCGTGATGGATGAGAATCAGGACATTTCTGGTGTGTTGGATATTACAAAATGCTTCTACGATGCcatggagaagttggagcGAGCAtattcttcttcaagaaAGCTCTATGATGCCTTGGAAGGTGTTCACTCGGAGCttggagcttcccaacccCAGCAGATTATTCAGTATGTCGAGGCACTTCGATCCAAAATGTCGGGGCCGACTCTTGAATCCGTCCTGAACGGCATTCCCCCAACTACCGTTAGTGTCAGGACTTCAGTCAAGGAGGCTGCAGCCCTGATGAAGGAGAATCACACCACTGCCGTCCTGGTACAAGATGGAGGCGCCATCACTGGTATTTTCACTAGCAAGGATGTCGTTTTGCGTGTAATTGCTCCTGGTCTTGATCCCGCAAACTGTAGCGTTGTCCGAGTCATGACGCCTCATCCGGATTTCGCCCCCATGGATATGACCATCCAAGCAGCCCTGCGCAAGATGCATG ATGGCCACTATCTTAATCTACCCGTTATGAATGACGGTGGAGAGATCGTTGGCATGGTTGATGTCCTCAAGCTGACTTATGCCACTCTGGAGCAAATCAACACCATGTCTAGTGGAGATGGTGAAGGTCCTGCCTGGAACAAGTTTTGGCTCTCAATTGATCATGAGACGGAATCAATGATGTCTGGCGAAggcagccacagccatcatcacaccAACCTCGGATCTCGCATGATGTCTCCTGATGTGACTAGGGAGCGCCTCGGAGACAGTGTGGCTCCTGGCGATTCTGCATCTCATGTCGGCATCGACTCGCCTCCACGATCTATTGCGCCTGAGATCCCGGAACAGAATCCAGCAGAAGTCCCGTTCCCATTCAAGTTCAAGGCCCCGTCAGGCCGAGTACATCGCCTGCAGGTGGTGGCTGCCCAGGGTATTGAGGCCTTTGTTGCCGCTGTAGCGGCTAAGCTGGGCAACGAGGTCGATGCAATTGGAGGTGTCCCAGTTGTGGAGGAAGGCAAAATGAGTGGCAGCGGGTTCGCTCTCAGCTATATGGATAACGAAGGCGACACGGTCTCCATTACTACCGACAATGACCTACTTGAAGCCATCCTTCTGGCTCGTCAAAGCCGTCACGAGAAGGTTGATCTCTACGCCCATGATCCTGAGAAACCACCTGTCGCACCGCCCGCACCCGTTGAGACGCCAGTCATCCCCACCCCGCCAACCTCTACAGCCTCTGGTCTCCGTGAACGCCGAAGAGCctacgatgacgacgaggatgaggacgaggatgacgatgacgaagatggagcCCCAGTCCGACGCTCGCGACGGACGAGAAACGCGCATGCTCAAGACCAGATTATTGCTGGAGTACCTAATGATCTTCTGCTTCCTGGTGCCATTGTGACATTGGCAGTGgtcattgttggtgtttttacAATTGCAAGGGCAACCAGCAGGTAA
- a CDS encoding 37S ribosomal protein MRP4 (similar to Cordyceps militaris CM01 XP_006666514.1): MEVLKSGMGPEKWVLRCTPAATTPCKPFVKCCLNFGCCQGRHSRIEREQRNSSRYDTMILRNVAVRKIGRALAPPMTRSALRMLSTEANNQSTSNPAPNGPVQSLPTTQSSPAESKILSAASSKKRRQKVVDEFIMSLGTDSAQERSGASWTTAHQIGNVGQELAPAQQFALFQRIQKNTRSLGSRVEKRYIPTELISNPPGPEDVSLELLMASQAHMGHNTSLWNPANSRYIYGVRQGIHIIALETIAAHLRRAARVVEDVSYRGGVILFVGTRKGQMEIVTKAAELAGACHLFTKWTPGAITNRDVILQSQATKVVNHLDSELDGFDQYKGNARPLLPDLVVCLNPLENYTMLYECGLKNIPTIGVIDTNVDPSWVTYTIPANDDRYAGQRGKQRRLQDASKGDVSWNTPPELVRHMQKEVKMAIANRKEVMGRMQSNVQGFTEEEQKLMRLGNKDVDVEISEDDMVKMLGETALNDATDAAVKAGDVPLPKEQSRGKVGSQLADIEAQLQRVQQQTTHIELAVGGKQK; this comes from the exons ATGGAGGTCTTGAAGTCAGGAATGGGGCCGGAAAAATGGGTTCTCCGGTGTACACCAGCAGCTACAACCCCCTGCAAACCGTTTGTTAAATGCTGCTTAAATTTTGGTTGTTGTCAGGGTAGACATTCAAGAATTGAACGAGAGCAACGGAACTCGTCACGATACGACACTATGATACTGAGAAACGTCGCCGTGCG CAAAATAGGCCGCGCATTGGCGCCTCCCATGACACGATCAGCCTTGCGAATGCTGTCGACCGAAGCGAACAACCAGAGCACATCCAATCCAGCCCCCAATGGGCCAGTGCAGTCACTGCCTACGACGCAATCCTCACCTGCCGAGTCCAAGATCctttctgcagcatcatccaagaagagaaggcaaaAGGTCGTGGACGAGTTCATCATGAGCCTCGGTACGGATTCTGCCCAGGAGCGCTCCGGAGCGTCTTGGACAACGGCACACCAGATTGGAAACGTAGGCCAAGAATTGGCGCCGGCACAACAGTTTGCATTGTTTCAAAGAATTCAGAAGAACACACGGAGCCTTGGATCCCGGGTGGAAAAGCGTTACATACCGACTGAGCTGATTAGCAACCCTCCTGGGCCGGAGGACGTGTCGTTGGAACTGCTGATGGCTTCGCAAGCACATATGGGGCACAACACCTCACTTTGGAATCCTGCCAACTCGCGGTACATCTATGGTGTTCGACAGGGTATTCACATTATCGCTCTTGAGACTATTGCTGCACATCTGCGACGAGCGGCACGGGTTGTGGAGGATGTGTCGTATCGAGGTGGTGTTATTCTTTTCGTTGGTACCCGCAAGGGCCAGATGGAGATTGTCACAAAAGCTGCTGAGTTGGCCGGTGCTTGCCACCTGTTCACCAAGTGGACGCCGggagccatcaccaaccgAGACGTGATCCTGCAGAGTCAGGCTACCAAGGTTGTGAATCACCTCGACTCCGAATTGGATGGCTTTGATCAGTATAAGGGCAACGCTCGGCCGTTGCTGCCTGATTTGGTCGTTTGCCTGAATCCCCTGGAAAACTATACCATGTTGTACGAGTGTGGTCTCAAGAATATTCCGACAATTGGTGTCATTGATACCAACGTTGATCCTTCCTGGGTTACCTACACTATCCCCGCCAATGATGACAGGTAT GCCGGACAAAGGGGCAAGCAGCGTCGACTTCAAGACGCTTCCAAGGGTGATGTTTCATGGAACACCCCGCCTGAATTGGTGAGGCATATGCAGAAGGAAGTAAAGATGGCAATCGCGAACCGTAAAGAAGTCATGGGCCGAATGCAGTCTAATGTTCAGGGTTTCACCGAAGAGGAACAAAAACTTATGAGACTCGGAAATAAGGATGTGGACGTGGAAATCAGCGAAGACGATATGGTCAAGATGCTTGGGGAGACTGCGTTGAATGATGCCAcagatgctgctgtcaaggcaGGCGATGTGCCTTTGCCGAAGGAGCAGTCAAGAGGCAAGGTGGGGAGTCAACTTGCAGATATTGAGGCGCAGCTGCAACGagtccagcagcagactACGCATATCGAGCTGGCCGTGGGTGGCAAACAGAAGTGA